One Amycolatopsis thermophila DNA segment encodes these proteins:
- a CDS encoding MBL fold metallo-hydrolase, with product MLVVGFGAGALQANCYLLAPGADTACVVVDPGQDSAGAVAGALAEHRLTPVAVLATHGHPDHVADAALLTAAHDVPMWIHPADRGLYDGGEPADVRELTGAPLELADLVIEVDPAPGHTAGSVVFRVATPEGGRLALTGDTLFAGSIGRGDHRRLGESLRDVLLPLPDDTVVLPGHGPATTIGRERAGNPFLSGARSVVPVP from the coding sequence GTGCTCGTCGTCGGGTTCGGAGCCGGCGCGCTGCAGGCCAACTGCTACCTGCTCGCGCCCGGAGCGGACACCGCCTGCGTGGTGGTGGACCCCGGGCAGGACTCGGCCGGCGCCGTCGCCGGCGCCCTCGCCGAACACCGCCTGACGCCGGTGGCCGTGCTGGCCACGCACGGCCACCCCGACCACGTCGCCGACGCCGCGCTGCTGACCGCGGCCCACGACGTTCCGATGTGGATCCACCCGGCCGACCGCGGCCTGTACGACGGCGGAGAACCCGCCGACGTCCGCGAGCTGACCGGTGCCCCGCTGGAACTGGCGGACCTGGTGATCGAGGTCGACCCGGCGCCCGGCCACACCGCCGGATCGGTCGTGTTCCGCGTGGCCACGCCGGAGGGCGGGCGGCTCGCCCTGACCGGCGACACGCTCTTCGCGGGCTCGATCGGCCGCGGCGACCACCGGCGGCTGGGGGAGTCGCTGCGTGACGTGCTGCTGCCGCTGCCCGACGACACGGTGGTGCTGCCCGGGCACGGTCCGGCCACGACGATCGGCCGCGAGCGGGCCGGCAATCCGTTCCTGAGCGGGGCGCGCAGCGTCGTTCCGGTGCCGTGA
- a CDS encoding YibE/F family protein, whose protein sequence is MKLLLAWLLGPIAVATVAGVLLLYPWGRDAPTSAISSGTPVHGTITTATSGPCLAAGQVQVGDQPDPGAKPCLSARVELTDGPGSGRTVELTVPIEPSTPRFSAGDHVVLAYNGGDAADPASYQLIDFQRGLPLAVLAALFAIAVVVLGRWHGLAALGALVLSFVVLVAFVLPAILAGENPLLVAIVGAGLIMFIALYLTHGLSARTSVAVLGTLASLALIGALSAIFSAAASLTGLDDSTSTLIASLGHGIDARGLLLAGIVIGALGVLDDITVTQTSAVWELRRANPALTRRELYSAGLRIGRDHVGSAVNTLVMAYAGAALPVMLYSSISGVGLGAILGSQDVAQEIVRTLAGSVGIVAAVPVTTVLAAVIASREPVSHISPTSAHEPQPTTPARSAPP, encoded by the coding sequence GTGAAGCTGCTCCTCGCCTGGCTGCTCGGCCCGATCGCGGTCGCCACCGTGGCCGGGGTGCTCCTGCTCTACCCGTGGGGGCGGGACGCACCGACCTCGGCGATCTCCTCCGGCACCCCGGTGCACGGCACCATCACCACCGCGACCTCGGGACCGTGCCTGGCCGCCGGGCAGGTGCAGGTCGGCGACCAGCCCGATCCCGGCGCCAAACCGTGCCTGAGCGCGCGGGTCGAACTCACCGACGGACCGGGCAGCGGGCGGACCGTGGAGCTCACGGTCCCGATCGAGCCGAGCACCCCGCGCTTCAGCGCCGGCGACCACGTCGTCCTCGCCTACAACGGGGGTGACGCCGCCGACCCCGCCTCCTACCAGCTGATCGACTTCCAGCGCGGTCTCCCGCTCGCGGTGCTGGCCGCGCTGTTCGCGATCGCCGTGGTGGTGCTCGGCCGCTGGCACGGCCTGGCCGCGCTGGGTGCGCTGGTGCTGAGCTTCGTGGTGCTCGTGGCGTTCGTCCTGCCCGCGATCCTCGCCGGGGAGAACCCGCTGCTGGTGGCGATCGTGGGCGCCGGGCTCATCATGTTCATCGCCCTGTACCTGACCCACGGGCTGTCCGCGCGCACCTCGGTGGCCGTGCTGGGCACGCTGGCCAGCCTGGCGCTGATCGGCGCGCTGTCGGCGATCTTCTCCGCGGCGGCCTCGCTGACCGGCCTGGACGACAGCACCTCCACGCTCATCGCGTCGCTGGGCCACGGCATCGACGCCCGCGGCCTGCTGCTGGCCGGCATCGTAATCGGCGCGCTCGGGGTGCTCGACGACATCACCGTCACCCAGACCAGCGCGGTGTGGGAGCTGCGCCGCGCCAACCCGGCCCTGACGCGGCGCGAACTGTACTCGGCCGGGCTGCGGATCGGCCGCGACCACGTCGGCTCGGCGGTGAACACCCTGGTCATGGCCTACGCCGGGGCGGCGCTGCCGGTGATGCTGTACTCGTCGATCTCCGGGGTCGGGCTGGGGGCGATCCTCGGTTCCCAGGACGTCGCGCAGGAGATCGTGCGCACGCTCGCGGGCAGTGTCGGCATCGTCGCGGCGGTCCCGGTGACCACGGTGCTCGCCGCGGTCATCGCCAGCCGGGAACCCGTCAGTCACATCAGCCCCACTAGTGCTCATGAGCCCCAGCCCACGACCCCGGCCCGGTCAGCGCCACCGTGA